A genome region from Acidobacteriota bacterium includes the following:
- a CDS encoding urate hydroxylase PuuD: MHLADLLALLVMPTHTNTENLQIVLRWIHFLGGITWIGLLYFFNLINVPFMKNVDAAAKPNVFKNLTLPAMWWFRWSAVVTVVAGFWYWAQTIVAADAHNANVSPWGAIGMFLLIWVAVWVVEFLIVSRAPAMPAINKGPVYAIIAAVLIGLGTWGYVTLTDADWVSSRMLAIGIGGGYGLVMMLNVWGIIWRNNKKIINGTLAGTPPADAAALARQAFLASRTNAWLSIPMLFFMAAASHYPFK; encoded by the coding sequence ATGCACCTCGCAGATCTGCTGGCCCTGTTGGTCATGCCCACGCACACCAATACCGAAAACCTCCAGATAGTCCTGCGCTGGATCCACTTCCTGGGCGGCATCACCTGGATCGGGTTGCTCTACTTCTTCAACCTGATCAACGTCCCGTTCATGAAGAATGTGGACGCCGCTGCCAAGCCCAACGTCTTCAAGAACCTCACCTTGCCCGCGATGTGGTGGTTCCGCTGGAGCGCGGTCGTCACGGTGGTGGCTGGCTTCTGGTATTGGGCGCAAACCATCGTCGCGGCCGACGCGCATAACGCTAACGTCAGCCCCTGGGGCGCGATCGGCATGTTCTTGCTCATCTGGGTGGCGGTTTGGGTGGTCGAGTTTCTGATCGTGTCGCGGGCGCCTGCGATGCCCGCGATAAACAAGGGCCCGGTATACGCCATCATCGCGGCTGTACTGATCGGACTCGGCACCTGGGGTTATGTCACGCTGACGGACGCCGACTGGGTGAGCTCTCGCATGCTCGCCATCGGCATCGGCGGCGGCTACGGCCTGGTGATGATGCTCAACGTTTGGGGGATCATCTGGCGGAACAACAAGAAGATCATCAACGGGACCCTCGCCGGCACGCCGCCGGCGGACGCCGCCGCGCTTGCGCGGCAGGCGTTCCTCGCTTCGCGCACGAACGCGTGGCTCTCCATCCCGATGCTCTTCTTTATGGCCGCCGCCAGTCACTACCCCTTCAAGTAG
- a CDS encoding ATP synthase F0 subunit B, whose protein sequence is MSSRAITLRAITLLAFALALMSAPLGLAQQHATPASPAPPASSPSSSPAQPAATPAPAHPGPSTSEPSTDKELVEASKEAETGKTAEHGEGKEEDEEAQFKYSASVQWLARHTGLSADAAYWLAISINFLIVAGFIGWAIKKSAPIHFRERTAAIRKQLEEARAASENANRRLAEIESRLARLDVEIAELRAASEHDAAAEEQRLRAAAEEDRLKVVAAAEQEILTAAKVARAELKRYTAELAIGLAEKKIQVTPQADQELVRGFADGLSAENRAAENRAAEGKS, encoded by the coding sequence TTGAGTTCGCGTGCCATCACGCTGCGCGCCATCACGCTCTTGGCCTTCGCGCTCGCGCTGATGTCCGCGCCGCTCGGACTGGCCCAGCAGCATGCGACGCCGGCTTCGCCCGCTCCCCCGGCTTCGTCACCGTCTTCGTCACCAGCCCAGCCCGCCGCGACGCCCGCGCCGGCGCACCCGGGTCCCTCGACGAGCGAGCCTTCGACCGACAAAGAGCTGGTCGAAGCCTCGAAGGAAGCGGAAACGGGCAAGACAGCGGAGCACGGCGAAGGCAAAGAAGAAGACGAAGAGGCGCAGTTCAAGTACTCCGCATCAGTGCAGTGGCTGGCACGGCACACCGGACTGAGCGCGGATGCCGCCTACTGGCTGGCCATCTCTATCAATTTCCTCATCGTGGCCGGATTCATCGGGTGGGCGATCAAGAAGAGTGCGCCCATCCACTTTCGCGAGCGCACCGCGGCGATCCGCAAGCAATTGGAAGAAGCGCGCGCGGCGAGCGAGAACGCGAACCGGCGCCTCGCCGAGATCGAATCGCGGCTCGCGCGTCTCGATGTCGAGATCGCCGAGTTGCGCGCGGCGAGCGAGCACGATGCTGCCGCCGAGGAACAGCGCCTGCGCGCCGCCGCGGAAGAAGACCGTTTGAAGGTGGTCGCCGCCGCCGAGCAGGAGATCTTGACCGCCGCCAAGGTGGCGCGCGCCGAACTCAAGCGCTACACCGCGGAGCTGGCCATCGGCCTGGCGGAGAAGAAGATCCAAGTCACGCCCCAGGCCGACCAGGAGCTGGTAAGGGGCTTCGCGGATGGACTTTCAGCTGAAAATCGGGCTGCCGAAAATCGGGCCGCGGAAGGCAAGTCGTAA
- the atpH gene encoding ATP synthase F1 subunit delta gives MAAVTSRYARALADVVVERKLDSAKVMEQLDALAGALSSTPQLRNVWENPSVPAEQKRRVLDALVKNLKSENAVADKMVRNFVAVLIDNRRVAALPEVARQFRSELLARLGIAEAEVTTVRELGPEEKQMLEAQLAKLTGKKVQARYATDQHILGGAVIRIGSTIYDGSVKGQLQRLKEALSAS, from the coding sequence ATGGCCGCCGTGACCAGCCGCTACGCGCGCGCGCTCGCCGACGTGGTCGTCGAACGCAAACTCGACTCCGCGAAGGTGATGGAACAGCTCGACGCGCTCGCCGGGGCGCTGAGCTCCACGCCGCAGTTGCGCAACGTCTGGGAGAATCCGTCCGTCCCGGCCGAGCAGAAGCGCAGGGTGCTCGACGCGCTGGTGAAGAATCTGAAGTCGGAGAACGCGGTCGCAGACAAGATGGTGCGCAACTTCGTTGCCGTCTTGATCGATAACCGCCGCGTCGCTGCGCTGCCCGAGGTCGCGCGCCAGTTCCGCAGCGAGCTGCTGGCGCGGCTGGGGATCGCGGAAGCCGAGGTCACCACCGTCCGCGAGCTCGGTCCGGAAGAAAAGCAGATGCTCGAGGCGCAGCTCGCCAAGCTTACCGGCAAGAAAGTGCAGGCACGTTACGCGACCGACCAACACATCCTGGGCGGCGCCGTCATCCGCATCGGCAGCACCATCTATGATGGCTCGGTCAAAGGGCAGTTGCAGCGCTTGAAGGAAGCACTATCGGCAAGTTGA
- the hfq gene encoding RNA chaperone Hfq: protein MDKPAQNIQDSFLNNARKDKTNITIYLLSGVKLTGRIRSFDKYSVVLETNNQEQLIFKHAISTVVMGKTPHSAEPKPTAVSAMSATPPAQPTGTEA from the coding sequence ATGGATAAGCCGGCGCAGAACATCCAGGATTCTTTCCTCAACAACGCCCGCAAAGACAAGACCAACATCACCATCTATCTGCTGAGCGGAGTGAAGCTCACCGGCCGCATCCGCTCGTTCGATAAATATTCGGTCGTGCTGGAGACGAACAACCAGGAACAGCTCATCTTCAAGCACGCCATCTCGACGGTGGTGATGGGCAAGACGCCGCACAGCGCGGAGCCGAAGCCAACAGCAGTCAGCGCGATGTCCGCCACGCCACCGGCGCAACCGACCGGCACGGAGGCGTAG
- the hflX gene encoding GTPase HflX: MAREAGAPPERAFLVGIDYKRRKPSRVAEQARASAQPANTPATTQKKEELFAFSADESLAELRELAGSAGAEVVGEVLQARDRPDPATLIGRGKLEEIKGAAAMADADLILFDHDLSPSQQRNVEAELDLRVIDRTQLILDIFARHARTREGQLQVELAQLEYLMPRLAGRGSEMSQLGGGIGTRGPGETQLETDRRKIARRIRGIQQQVEKVRRVRAQQRQRREGAPMETIALVGYTNAGKSTLFNALTRAGVLASSKMFATLDPTIRSITLPSKRRVLLSDTVGFIRNLPHTLVTAFRATLEEVQRAAIVLHVADATSPTAREHAAEVEKVLGELDALGKPRLLVVNKIDLLPEDERAELHDDPKTVHVSAVEGTGVPALRARIDAMLESDPITRARLRVPQREGKTLSMLEAGARILARTYKGGMVNLEVEAPESLLRRLDAFRR, encoded by the coding sequence GTGGCACGCGAGGCCGGAGCGCCGCCGGAGCGTGCGTTCCTTGTGGGCATCGATTACAAGCGGCGCAAACCCTCGCGCGTTGCCGAGCAGGCGCGAGCTTCCGCCCAACCCGCCAACACCCCTGCGACCACCCAGAAAAAGGAAGAGCTGTTCGCCTTCAGCGCCGACGAGTCACTTGCCGAATTGCGCGAGCTGGCCGGGAGCGCCGGCGCCGAAGTCGTGGGCGAGGTGCTGCAGGCGCGCGATAGACCCGACCCGGCTACGCTCATCGGACGCGGCAAGCTGGAAGAGATCAAGGGCGCGGCGGCGATGGCGGACGCCGACCTCATCCTCTTCGATCACGACCTCTCGCCCTCGCAGCAGCGCAACGTGGAGGCGGAGCTCGACCTGCGCGTGATCGACCGGACGCAGCTCATCCTCGATATCTTCGCTCGCCACGCCCGCACGCGCGAAGGCCAGCTCCAGGTCGAGCTGGCGCAGCTCGAATATCTGATGCCGCGGCTGGCGGGGCGCGGCAGCGAGATGTCGCAGCTGGGCGGCGGCATCGGGACGCGCGGACCCGGCGAGACGCAGCTCGAGACCGATCGCCGCAAGATCGCGCGACGCATCCGCGGCATCCAGCAGCAGGTGGAGAAGGTGCGGCGAGTGCGCGCGCAGCAGCGCCAGCGCCGCGAAGGCGCTCCGATGGAGACCATCGCGCTCGTGGGCTACACCAATGCAGGGAAGTCCACCCTGTTCAACGCGCTTACCCGGGCGGGCGTGCTGGCGAGTTCGAAGATGTTCGCCACGCTCGATCCCACCATCCGCTCGATCACGCTGCCCTCGAAGCGGCGCGTGTTGCTCTCCGATACGGTGGGATTCATCCGCAACCTGCCGCACACGCTGGTCACCGCCTTTCGCGCCACGCTCGAAGAGGTGCAGCGCGCCGCCATCGTGCTGCACGTTGCCGACGCCACTTCGCCCACCGCGCGCGAACACGCCGCGGAAGTCGAGAAGGTGCTGGGCGAGTTGGACGCGCTCGGCAAGCCGCGCCTGCTCGTGGTCAACAAGATCGACCTGCTGCCCGAGGACGAGCGTGCCGAGTTGCACGATGACCCGAAGACGGTCCACGTCTCCGCCGTCGAGGGGACAGGGGTGCCGGCTTTGCGGGCGCGCATCGACGCGATGCTCGAATCCGATCCCATCACTCGCGCGCGCCTGCGCGTGCCGCAGCGCGAAGGCAAGACCTTGTCGATGCTGGAAGCCGGCGCGCGCATCCTCGCGCGGACGTATAAGGGTGGGATGGTGAACCTCGAGGTCGAAGCGCCGGAATCGCTGCTGCGCCGGCTGGATGCGTTCCGCCGTTAG
- a CDS encoding alpha/beta hydrolase, with product MRRWLRVTLYFITGFYIVFALVAFFLADQMMFYPRPSSYREDAKIMTLRTADGKAIAAMYLPNPQAKFTILYSHGNAEDIGDLEPLFQQLHDAGFAVFGYDYEGYGTSEGRPSERATYADIDAAYAFLTQTQRMPPARVIVFGRSVGSGPAIDLAARQPVGGLIIQSGFTSAFRVLTRVPLLPFDKFRNLYKLKQVRCPVLVMHGKRDGVIPFHHGKRLFEAAPGPKWSLWVDAAGHNDFEWQARNRYLPAIHDFASHLAD from the coding sequence ATGCGACGCTGGCTACGCGTGACCCTCTACTTCATCACCGGCTTCTACATCGTCTTCGCGCTGGTGGCGTTTTTCCTCGCCGACCAGATGATGTTCTACCCGCGCCCTTCCAGCTACCGCGAGGATGCGAAGATCATGACGCTGCGGACCGCAGACGGGAAGGCGATCGCCGCCATGTATCTGCCGAACCCGCAGGCAAAGTTCACCATCCTGTACAGCCACGGGAACGCCGAGGACATCGGCGACCTCGAGCCATTGTTCCAGCAACTGCACGATGCCGGTTTCGCTGTCTTTGGGTACGACTACGAAGGCTATGGGACGAGTGAAGGAAGGCCGAGCGAGAGGGCTACCTATGCGGACATTGACGCCGCCTACGCTTTTCTGACGCAAACTCAGCGGATGCCGCCAGCACGCGTCATTGTGTTTGGCCGCTCGGTCGGCAGCGGCCCGGCAATCGATCTTGCAGCACGCCAGCCGGTCGGCGGACTGATCATCCAGAGCGGCTTCACCAGCGCGTTCCGAGTGCTGACCCGGGTGCCGCTGCTGCCCTTCGATAAGTTCCGCAACCTCTACAAGCTCAAGCAGGTGAGATGCCCGGTGCTGGTGATGCACGGCAAGCGCGATGGCGTGATCCCGTTCCATCACGGCAAACGCCTTTTCGAAGCCGCTCCCGGCCCGAAGTGGTCGCTTTGGGTGGATGCCGCCGGCCACAACGATTTCGAATGGCAGGCGCGCAATCGCTACCTACCCGCCATCCACGATTTCGCGTCGCACCTGGCAGACTAA